In Lysinibacillus sp. FSL M8-0337, the following proteins share a genomic window:
- the dxr gene encoding 1-deoxy-D-xylulose-5-phosphate reductoisomerase translates to MKKISLLGATGSIGWQTYDILKEQRDAFHLVAFSSGKNIEKTREMIETLKPELVSVQLEEDALILAKDYPQVHFTFGEKGLVEVATHPDSTVLVNAVLGSVGLESTLAAIRMGKTIAIANKETLVTAGHLVMAEAKKYNATILPVDSEHSAIFQSMNGENPKNIERLIITASGGSFRDKTREELKHVTVADALNHPNWSMGAKITIDSATMMNKGLEVIEAHVLFDMPYDKIDVLLHRESIIHSLVEYHDTSVIAQLGTPDMRVPIQYALSYPDRMPLQNGQRLNLAQIGQLHFKEMDFERYPALRLAFEAGRTGGTILTAMNAANEAAVAAFLQGKIMFLEIDETIERVMQAHKNVFVPDLQTILHVDRETRKIVLDMVK, encoded by the coding sequence GTGAAAAAAATTAGTTTATTGGGTGCAACTGGTTCTATCGGTTGGCAAACCTATGATATTTTAAAAGAACAACGTGATGCATTTCATCTTGTAGCGTTTTCTTCAGGAAAAAACATAGAAAAAACACGTGAAATGATAGAGACTTTAAAGCCTGAACTGGTATCGGTTCAGCTTGAGGAAGATGCACTTATTCTCGCAAAAGACTACCCGCAAGTACACTTTACATTTGGTGAAAAAGGGCTTGTAGAGGTTGCTACACATCCTGATTCGACGGTGCTCGTGAATGCAGTGCTTGGTAGCGTTGGACTTGAATCGACACTAGCTGCTATTCGCATGGGCAAAACGATTGCGATTGCCAATAAAGAAACGCTTGTCACAGCAGGTCATTTAGTTATGGCAGAGGCAAAGAAATACAATGCTACAATTTTACCAGTGGATAGTGAGCATTCGGCTATTTTCCAATCGATGAATGGCGAAAATCCGAAAAATATTGAGCGTTTAATCATTACTGCTTCTGGAGGAAGTTTCCGCGACAAAACACGTGAGGAGTTAAAACATGTCACGGTTGCAGATGCACTTAATCATCCGAACTGGTCAATGGGTGCAAAAATTACGATAGATTCAGCTACTATGATGAATAAAGGGCTTGAAGTAATCGAAGCACATGTTTTATTTGATATGCCTTATGATAAAATTGATGTACTTTTACACAGAGAAAGTATTATTCACTCTCTAGTTGAGTATCATGATACTAGCGTAATTGCTCAGCTTGGTACGCCGGACATGCGTGTACCAATTCAGTATGCTTTAAGCTATCCAGACCGTATGCCGCTTCAAAATGGTCAACGCCTTAATTTAGCGCAAATTGGTCAACTGCATTTTAAAGAAATGGATTTTGAACGGTACCCAGCGTTGCGATTAGCATTTGAAGCAGGGCGTACAGGAGGAACCATTTTAACGGCAATGAATGCTGCGAATGAAGCGGCAGTAGCAGCATTTTTACAAGGGAAAATAATGTTCCTTGAAATTGATGAAACAATTGAACGTGTCATGCAGGCACACAAAAATGTATTCGTGCCAGATTTGCAAACAATTTTACATGTGGACAGAGAAACAAGAAAAATAGTGTTAGACATGGTAAAATAA
- the rpsB gene encoding 30S ribosomal protein S2 produces the protein MSVISMKQLLEAGVHFGHQTRRWNPKMKKFIFVERNGIYIIDLQKTVKKLEEAYDFMRQVGQDGGKVLFVGTKKQAQEAIKDEAERSGNYYINQRWLGGTLTNFGTIQKRVARMKAIEKMEEEGTFEVLPKKEVIQLKKEHERLVKFLGGIRDMHDLPDVMFVVDPRKERIAVAEARKLNIPLVGIVDTNCDPDEIDYVIPANDDAIRAVKLLTAKMADALIESKQGEEEAPATEAAAE, from the coding sequence ATGTCAGTAATTTCTATGAAACAATTACTTGAAGCTGGTGTACATTTCGGTCACCAAACTCGTCGTTGGAACCCAAAAATGAAGAAATTTATCTTCGTTGAGCGTAACGGGATCTACATCATCGACTTACAAAAAACTGTTAAAAAATTAGAGGAAGCTTATGACTTCATGCGTCAAGTTGGTCAAGACGGTGGTAAAGTTCTTTTCGTTGGTACGAAAAAACAAGCACAAGAAGCGATCAAAGACGAAGCTGAACGTTCAGGCAACTACTATATCAACCAACGTTGGTTAGGTGGTACTCTTACTAACTTCGGTACAATCCAAAAACGTGTTGCACGTATGAAAGCTATCGAAAAAATGGAAGAAGAAGGAACTTTCGAAGTTCTACCTAAAAAAGAAGTAATCCAACTTAAAAAAGAACACGAACGTCTAGTTAAATTCTTAGGCGGTATCCGTGATATGCACGATCTTCCAGACGTTATGTTCGTGGTTGACCCACGCAAAGAACGTATCGCTGTTGCTGAAGCTCGTAAATTAAACATCCCTCTAGTAGGTATTGTTGATACTAACTGTGATCCAGATGAAATCGACTATGTTATCCCTGCTAATGACGATGCTATTCGCGCTGTTAAACTTTTAACTGCTAAAATGGCTGACGCTTTAATCGAGTCAAAACAAGGTGAAGAAGAAGCTCCAGCTACTGAAGCTGCTGCTGAGTAA
- the tsf gene encoding translation elongation factor Ts codes for MANITAQLVKELREKTGAGMMDCKKALVQTDGDLEAAIDFLREKGLSSAAKKADRIAAEGTTYILEKGNEAIILEVNAETDFVAKNDKFQVLVSSLAEQLLAAKPASVEAAVELENAEGVKIADQISTAVATIGEKITLRRFEVKTKTDADAFGSYLHMGGRIGVLVSLEGSTDASAAKDIAMHIAAINPTYVSREEVSAEEVDRERKVLTEQALNEGKPENIVAKMVEGRLGKYFEDVCLLDQSFVKNSDQKVRDFVASTGGNVTGFVRYAVGEGIEKREDNFAEEVMNQVKGN; via the coding sequence ATGGCAAACATTACTGCACAATTAGTAAAAGAATTACGTGAAAAAACTGGCGCTGGTATGATGGATTGTAAAAAAGCGTTAGTACAAACTGATGGTGATTTAGAAGCTGCAATCGATTTCCTACGTGAAAAAGGTCTTTCTTCAGCTGCTAAAAAAGCTGACCGTATCGCTGCAGAAGGTACAACTTATATTTTAGAAAAAGGTAACGAAGCAATTATTCTTGAAGTAAACGCTGAAACTGACTTCGTTGCGAAAAACGATAAATTCCAAGTATTAGTTTCTTCTTTAGCTGAGCAATTACTTGCTGCTAAACCAGCATCAGTAGAAGCTGCAGTAGAGCTTGAAAATGCAGAAGGCGTAAAAATCGCTGACCAAATTTCAACAGCTGTAGCAACTATCGGTGAAAAAATTACACTTCGTCGTTTTGAAGTAAAAACAAAAACGGATGCAGATGCTTTCGGTTCTTACCTACACATGGGTGGCCGTATTGGTGTATTAGTATCTTTAGAAGGTTCTACAGATGCTTCTGCTGCTAAAGATATCGCTATGCATATCGCAGCAATTAACCCAACTTACGTTTCTCGTGAAGAAGTTTCTGCTGAAGAAGTTGATCGTGAGCGTAAAGTGTTAACTGAACAAGCACTTAACGAAGGTAAACCAGAAAACATCGTTGCAAAAATGGTTGAAGGTCGTCTTGGTAAATACTTCGAAGACGTATGCTTACTTGACCAATCATTCGTTAAAAATTCAGATCAAAAAGTTCGCGACTTCGTTGCTTCAACTGGCGGTAATGTAACTGGTTTTGTACGCTACGCTGTTGGTGAAGGTATTGAAAAACGCGAAGATAACTTTGCTGAAGAAGTAATGAACCAAGTTAAAGGTAACTAA
- a CDS encoding chemotaxis protein CheA — protein sequence MEVNQYLEMFIEESKEHLQACSEHLLELEKNPDDLAIVGEIFRSAHTLKGMSATMGFEDLADLTHKMENVLDAIRNEKIHVSPEILDIVFESVDHLEEMVMDIANGGDGKRDVSSTVAQLKRIESGEEALPEVVATAATPEVPSVLEYDSFEQTVITQSAEQGFNAFEISVRLREDCLLKAARVFMVFEILEKDGDVIKSTPSVEKLEDEQFDQLFYVAFVTKESAEDMQKKLMKVSEVDEVSVAKINQEQFSEKQYEANKEVAATATATATPVEVVDTPVEASAKPTPAKSTPAKADKSHAPVGNKTIRVNIERLDILMNLFEELVIDRGRLQSIATEVNHGELNETVERMSRVMGDLQTIILTMRMVPVETVFNRFPKMIRQLSRDLNKKINLEIIGAETELDRTVIDEIGDPLVHLIRNSVDHGIENPTTRRAKGKPEEGTVVLRAYHSGNYVFIEIEDDGAGINREKVLAKAISKGVVTREQSLAMSDNQINELILASGFSTADVISDVSGRGVGLDVVKTTIESLGGNISIESTQDVGSIFSIQLPLTLSIISVMLVEIEKEIYAIPLSSIIETSIIRSSDIMNAHNQKVIDFRGKVVPLVFLEEIFEVPRKELQDDEFHSVVIVRKGEKLAGLVVDSFIGQQEIVLKSLGNYLTNIFAISGATILGNGKVALIVDCNALIK from the coding sequence ATGGAAGTCAATCAATATTTAGAGATGTTTATCGAAGAAAGTAAAGAGCATTTACAAGCTTGTAGTGAGCATTTATTAGAACTAGAAAAAAACCCAGATGATTTGGCTATCGTTGGAGAAATTTTCCGTTCGGCTCATACATTAAAAGGTATGTCAGCGACTATGGGCTTCGAAGACTTAGCAGATTTAACGCATAAAATGGAAAATGTCCTTGATGCAATTCGAAATGAAAAAATTCATGTATCACCAGAAATTTTAGATATTGTATTTGAATCTGTGGATCATTTAGAAGAAATGGTCATGGATATTGCTAATGGTGGAGACGGTAAAAGAGATGTTTCTTCCACTGTCGCACAGTTGAAGCGCATTGAATCTGGCGAGGAAGCACTTCCGGAAGTAGTAGCAACTGCAGCTACACCAGAAGTACCAAGTGTATTAGAATATGATAGCTTCGAGCAAACAGTTATAACGCAATCGGCTGAACAAGGATTTAATGCTTTTGAAATTTCAGTCAGACTGCGTGAAGATTGTCTATTAAAAGCAGCTCGCGTATTTATGGTATTCGAGATTCTTGAAAAAGATGGGGATGTTATTAAATCAACGCCATCTGTTGAGAAGCTTGAAGATGAGCAATTCGATCAACTATTTTATGTAGCGTTCGTAACGAAAGAATCTGCCGAAGATATGCAGAAGAAGTTAATGAAGGTTTCCGAAGTTGATGAAGTAAGTGTTGCAAAGATTAATCAAGAGCAATTCAGTGAAAAACAATATGAAGCAAATAAAGAAGTAGCCGCTACTGCAACCGCTACAGCAACACCGGTAGAGGTAGTAGATACACCAGTTGAAGCTTCAGCTAAGCCTACACCAGCAAAATCAACACCTGCCAAAGCAGATAAAAGTCATGCACCTGTAGGAAACAAAACGATTCGAGTAAATATTGAACGTCTCGATATTTTAATGAATCTCTTTGAGGAGCTTGTTATTGATCGTGGACGTTTACAATCCATTGCAACTGAAGTGAATCACGGGGAGTTAAACGAAACTGTTGAACGAATGAGCCGTGTTATGGGTGACCTACAAACAATTATTTTAACAATGCGTATGGTTCCTGTGGAAACAGTATTCAACCGCTTCCCTAAAATGATTCGTCAGTTATCTCGTGACCTTAATAAGAAAATAAACCTTGAGATTATTGGCGCAGAAACAGAGCTAGATCGAACAGTCATCGACGAAATTGGCGATCCACTCGTTCACTTAATCCGTAACTCTGTCGATCACGGTATTGAAAACCCTACTACACGCCGTGCAAAAGGAAAGCCAGAAGAAGGCACAGTGGTGTTACGTGCTTATCACAGTGGTAACTATGTCTTTATCGAAATTGAAGATGACGGAGCAGGCATTAATCGCGAAAAAGTGTTGGCAAAAGCGATTTCAAAAGGAGTTGTTACGCGTGAACAATCTCTTGCCATGTCAGACAATCAAATTAATGAGCTTATTTTAGCTTCTGGTTTCTCAACGGCAGATGTTATTTCAGATGTATCAGGTCGTGGTGTAGGGCTAGATGTTGTCAAAACAACGATTGAATCGTTAGGTGGTAACATTTCGATTGAATCTACACAAGATGTAGGCTCTATTTTCTCCATTCAATTGCCGTTAACACTATCTATTATTTCGGTAATGCTTGTAGAAATAGAAAAAGAAATTTATGCGATACCACTATCATCAATTATTGAAACTTCGATTATCCGTTCATCAGATATTATGAATGCGCATAACCAAAAGGTGATTGACTTCCGTGGTAAAGTGGTTCCACTTGTATTCTTAGAAGAAATCTTCGAAGTACCTCGTAAAGAGCTACAAGATGATGAATTCCATTCAGTAGTAATTGTTCGTAAAGGCGAGAAACTTGCTGGTTTAGTTGTAGATTCATTCATTGGCCAACAAGAAATTGTACTGAAATCATTAGGAAACTACTTAACGAATATCTTTGCAATTTCCGGTGCAACAATTTTAGGTAATGGTAAAGTAGCCCTAATTGTGGATTGCAATGCACTTATAAAATAA
- a CDS encoding chemotaxis protein CheW, producing the protein MTNAVEQENIKVIVFQLADKEYAIPVSHVQGIEKLMHITRVPKTEKYVKGVINLRGVVTPIIDLRERFELPISEHEETTRIIIISLEDMEVGFVVDSANDVLDIPASSIEPQPEVVGSLEEEFISGVAKIGKRLLILLHLEKVLNPLK; encoded by the coding sequence ATGACAAATGCAGTTGAACAAGAAAATATTAAAGTAATTGTCTTCCAATTAGCAGATAAGGAATATGCGATTCCAGTATCACACGTCCAAGGTATCGAGAAACTTATGCATATTACACGTGTACCTAAAACGGAGAAATATGTAAAAGGTGTCATCAACTTACGAGGTGTCGTAACACCAATTATTGATTTACGCGAACGTTTTGAATTACCAATCTCTGAGCACGAAGAAACGACTCGTATTATCATTATCTCTTTAGAAGACATGGAAGTAGGCTTTGTTGTAGATTCAGCGAACGATGTGTTGGATATTCCAGCGAGCTCAATCGAACCTCAACCAGAGGTAGTAGGATCTCTTGAAGAAGAGTTTATTTCTGGCGTAGCCAAAATAGGTAAACGATTATTAATATTATTACATTTAGAGAAAGTATTAAATCCACTAAAGTAG
- a CDS encoding isoprenyl transferase, translating into MFKKLLGKQVNMDTLSLEERVALAKSEPIPAHVAIIMDGNGRWAKKRAMPRVAGHHEGMKTVRKVTRFASDLGIKVLTVYAFSTENWKRPKPEVDFLMRLPVEFLGSFLPEMMERNVRVEMIGDPTLLPAHTQKALYEAMEETKHNTGLILNFALNYGSRSEMVSAMKTMLQKVQDGQLTIQDINEECMTAHLMTAHLPEPDLLIRTSGEVRLSNFMLWQLAYTEFWFTDTLWPDFSEENFLEAVENYQKRNRRYGGLKGEETS; encoded by the coding sequence ATGTTTAAGAAGCTATTAGGTAAACAAGTAAATATGGATACACTATCATTGGAGGAACGTGTTGCCCTTGCGAAAAGCGAGCCGATTCCTGCCCATGTAGCGATTATTATGGACGGAAATGGACGTTGGGCTAAAAAACGTGCCATGCCACGTGTTGCTGGGCACCATGAAGGTATGAAGACGGTACGGAAGGTAACTAGATTTGCATCTGATCTTGGCATAAAAGTATTAACAGTGTATGCGTTCTCTACAGAAAATTGGAAACGGCCAAAGCCTGAAGTCGATTTTCTGATGCGTCTACCTGTAGAATTTTTAGGATCTTTTTTACCGGAAATGATGGAGCGTAATGTGCGAGTTGAAATGATTGGAGATCCGACACTCTTGCCAGCACATACACAAAAAGCATTGTATGAGGCAATGGAAGAGACGAAGCATAATACAGGGTTAATTTTAAACTTTGCTTTAAATTACGGTAGTCGTTCAGAAATGGTAAGTGCCATGAAAACGATGCTTCAAAAAGTACAGGACGGTCAATTAACTATACAAGACATAAATGAGGAATGTATGACAGCTCATTTAATGACAGCTCATCTACCAGAGCCAGACTTACTCATTCGTACAAGTGGTGAAGTGCGATTAAGTAACTTTATGTTATGGCAGCTCGCCTATACAGAATTTTGGTTTACAGATACATTGTGGCCAGATTTTAGCGAGGAAAACTTTCTGGAAGCGGTGGAAAACTATCAAAAACGTAATCGCCGTTACGGTGGGTTGAAGGGAGAAGAAACATCTTGA
- a CDS encoding FliA/WhiG family RNA polymerase sigma factor, with the protein MTQPILNDEQKLWNRWVNERDPDAGDLLIKKYTSLVTYHVQRIGAGLPKSVSRDDLTSLGMLGLFDALNKFDINRDLKFDTYASFRVRGAIIDGLRKEDWLPRSAREKAKKMDAKIEQLEQQLMRHATPEELAQHMELPVEEVYQTVQEHFFSNVLSINEQQDQEEAEGKSFVIRDDTTKTPEQVVIKSELLDDLAVNIQKLNDKEQLVLSLFYTEELTLTEIGEMLELSTSRISQIHSKALFKLRKLLSNEMINV; encoded by the coding sequence ATGACACAACCAATTCTAAACGATGAACAAAAGCTGTGGAATCGATGGGTGAATGAACGTGATCCTGATGCGGGTGATTTATTAATAAAAAAATATACTTCTCTTGTGACGTACCATGTGCAGCGAATTGGTGCAGGTTTACCTAAGAGTGTATCGCGTGACGATTTAACAAGCTTAGGCATGCTAGGTCTATTTGATGCTTTAAATAAATTTGATATAAATCGAGACTTAAAGTTTGATACATATGCTTCTTTTAGGGTGAGAGGCGCTATAATTGATGGCTTACGTAAAGAGGATTGGCTACCTCGTTCTGCACGAGAAAAGGCCAAAAAGATGGATGCCAAAATTGAACAATTAGAACAACAGTTAATGCGCCATGCGACGCCTGAGGAGCTTGCACAGCATATGGAGTTACCTGTGGAAGAGGTTTACCAAACGGTGCAGGAGCATTTCTTCTCAAATGTACTCTCCATCAATGAGCAACAAGATCAGGAAGAAGCAGAAGGGAAGTCATTTGTAATCCGTGATGATACGACAAAGACTCCAGAGCAAGTCGTAATAAAATCGGAGTTACTCGATGATTTAGCGGTAAATATACAAAAGCTTAATGATAAAGAGCAGCTCGTACTGAGTTTATTTTATACAGAAGAGTTGACACTAACTGAAATAGGTGAAATGCTCGAATTATCAACATCACGTATTTCTCAAATTCACTCAAAAGCATTATTTAAGTTGCGAAAGCTATTGTCGAATGAAATGATTAATGTCTAG
- a CDS encoding phosphatidate cytidylyltransferase: MKQRIITAIIAAALFIPFVIYGKVPFTLLVLAMAVVGFYEILKMKGISIFSVPGIIGLLTLIMLVIPKDWANEVVHAIGYSSVLMVIYGLVMLLLIYVVLVKNKITFDEVGFILLGAFYVGLGFHYLIETRNYGLEFVVYCLLVVWTTDSGAYFVGRKLGKNKLWPEISPKKTIEGFVGGIVIAVIFAIAMQAIYPFANGYVSLIVITIFASIIGQMGDLVESAIKRHFDVKDSGNILPGHGGILDRFDSLLFVVPLLHFLHLFGS; the protein is encoded by the coding sequence TTGAAACAACGAATCATCACAGCAATCATTGCCGCGGCACTGTTTATTCCATTTGTTATTTATGGAAAAGTGCCCTTTACACTACTTGTACTAGCAATGGCTGTTGTAGGCTTTTATGAAATACTGAAGATGAAAGGTATTTCGATTTTTTCAGTACCTGGTATTATCGGTTTGCTAACGCTTATTATGCTTGTCATACCAAAAGATTGGGCAAATGAGGTAGTACATGCAATAGGCTATTCTTCGGTTCTAATGGTTATTTACGGACTGGTCATGCTGTTACTTATCTATGTAGTCCTAGTAAAAAATAAAATTACATTTGATGAAGTTGGCTTTATTTTGCTTGGGGCGTTTTATGTAGGATTAGGTTTCCATTATTTAATCGAAACGCGAAACTATGGTCTTGAGTTTGTTGTGTATTGTTTACTTGTTGTTTGGACAACAGATTCAGGAGCCTATTTTGTAGGTAGAAAACTAGGTAAAAATAAGCTTTGGCCTGAAATATCGCCGAAAAAAACGATTGAAGGCTTTGTTGGTGGGATTGTTATAGCGGTTATTTTTGCTATAGCTATGCAAGCGATTTATCCATTTGCTAACGGTTATGTTTCACTTATTGTTATCACGATTTTTGCTTCGATAATTGGTCAGATGGGCGATTTAGTGGAATCAGCTATCAAGCGCCATTTTGACGTAAAAGATTCAGGCAATATTTTACCAGGACATGGCGGGATTCTAGACCGCTTTGATAGTTTATTATTTGTCGTGCCACTATTGCATTTTTTACATTTATTTGGTAGCTAA
- the frr gene encoding ribosome recycling factor, with amino-acid sequence MTKQVLDQAKEKMNKSIAAFSRELASIRAGRANASLLDRISVEYYGAPTPINQLAGVSVPEARLLVITPYDKTILGEIEKAIMKSDIGITPTNDGSVIRLMIPALTEERRKDLVKQVKKEAEDAKIAVRNVRRDANDDLKKLEKAGEITEDDLRGYGDDIQKLTDEFIVKVDQVAKEKEKEILEV; translated from the coding sequence ATGACTAAACAAGTATTAGACCAAGCGAAAGAAAAAATGAACAAATCAATTGCTGCTTTTTCACGTGAATTAGCATCAATCCGAGCAGGCCGTGCAAACGCATCTCTACTAGACCGTATTTCTGTAGAGTACTATGGTGCGCCAACACCAATCAATCAACTTGCAGGTGTTTCAGTACCAGAAGCTCGTTTACTCGTGATTACACCTTATGATAAAACCATTTTAGGTGAAATTGAAAAAGCGATTATGAAGTCAGATATCGGTATTACACCGACAAATGATGGTTCTGTTATTCGTTTAATGATTCCTGCGTTAACAGAAGAACGTCGTAAAGACCTTGTAAAACAAGTGAAAAAAGAAGCTGAAGATGCAAAAATCGCAGTACGTAATGTTCGTCGTGATGCTAATGATGATCTTAAAAAGCTTGAAAAAGCAGGCGAAATCACAGAAGACGATTTACGTGGATACGGTGACGATATTCAAAAATTAACAGATGAGTTCATCGTGAAAGTAGACCAAGTAGCGAAAGAAAAAGAAAAAGAAATTCTAGAAGTGTAA
- a CDS encoding chemotaxis protein CheD translates to MLNNNNNGQVIKVGIAQMDVAKFPNTIRTSGLGSCVGVILYDESKKIAGLIHVMLPDSSLGRAESINVAKFADTGISAMIDLLKLEGVQKFKLKAKIAGGAQMFQFTSDKDSMRIGPRNVEAVKFELKRHGIPLVAENTGGNSGRTIEFNPATSILHIRTVNQGVSEI, encoded by the coding sequence ATGCTTAACAACAATAATAATGGACAAGTTATAAAAGTTGGAATTGCTCAAATGGATGTAGCGAAATTTCCGAATACGATTAGAACTTCAGGACTTGGTTCTTGTGTAGGTGTTATTTTATACGATGAGTCAAAGAAAATAGCTGGTTTAATACATGTCATGCTACCAGATTCAAGTTTAGGTAGAGCAGAGTCAATAAATGTAGCGAAATTTGCAGATACGGGCATTTCAGCTATGATTGATTTATTAAAGCTAGAGGGTGTTCAAAAATTTAAACTGAAGGCAAAAATTGCGGGGGGTGCGCAAATGTTTCAATTTACGTCAGACAAAGATTCCATGCGCATCGGCCCTCGTAATGTGGAGGCTGTAAAGTTTGAATTAAAACGTCATGGAATTCCTTTAGTAGCCGAAAATACGGGCGGTAATAGCGGTCGAACAATTGAATTTAATCCTGCTACGTCGATATTACATATTCGAACGGTTAACCAAGGAGTGAGTGAAATATAA
- a CDS encoding chemotaxis protein CheC: MTLNQKITSLHLDVLKEIGNIGAAHAATALSNLLGKKIDMRVPKVEMVSFNDMMELAGGSENVVVGIFLRIEGDAEGSMFFILPIEQANRFIRRLIQDESFDFKNPPVSELGLSAMQEMGNILSGSYLSALSDFTNLKIYPTVPGLSVDMFGAIISIGLIELSHVSDNVIVINTSIFEDGVEDHETVRGHFFLLPDPDSFDAIFKALGVS, from the coding sequence ATGACACTTAATCAAAAGATTACATCACTACATTTAGACGTATTAAAGGAAATTGGAAATATTGGAGCTGCTCATGCTGCAACAGCTCTTTCCAATTTACTTGGTAAAAAAATCGATATGCGTGTCCCAAAGGTTGAAATGGTGTCGTTTAATGACATGATGGAGCTTGCTGGTGGCTCTGAAAACGTTGTAGTTGGGATTTTTTTACGCATCGAGGGAGATGCTGAAGGAAGCATGTTTTTCATACTTCCGATTGAACAAGCAAATCGCTTTATCCGTCGTCTAATACAGGATGAATCATTCGACTTTAAAAACCCGCCTGTTTCGGAGTTAGGTTTATCCGCCATGCAGGAAATGGGGAATATTTTATCTGGTTCATATTTATCCGCGTTATCAGATTTTACAAATTTAAAAATTTATCCAACTGTGCCTGGTCTAAGTGTAGATATGTTTGGTGCTATTATTAGTATTGGCTTAATTGAATTATCGCACGTGAGTGATAATGTCATCGTAATTAATACATCCATTTTTGAAGACGGTGTGGAGGATCATGAAACAGTGAGGGGACATTTCTTCTTACTGCCTGATCCAGATTCTTTTGATGCTATTTTTAAAGCATTGGGAGTTTCATAG
- the pyrH gene encoding UMP kinase, producing MSVPQYKRVVIKLSGEALAGEAGFGLSPKIIKSVAEEVKEVVDLDVEVAVVVGGGNIWRGKIGSEMGMDRAAADYMGMLATVMNSLALQDALEKLGIETRVQSSIVMTQVAEPYIRRKAVRHLEKKRVVIFAAGTGNPFFSTDTTAALRAAEIDADAILMAKNNVDGVYSADPKVDTTAIKYDTLTYLDVIQQGLQVMDSTASTLCMDNDIPLIVFSITEQGNIKRAVLGEKIGTVVRRNAQ from the coding sequence ATGAGTGTGCCACAATATAAACGAGTAGTTATTAAACTAAGTGGTGAAGCGTTAGCAGGAGAGGCTGGCTTCGGTTTATCACCAAAAATTATCAAGTCTGTTGCTGAAGAAGTGAAAGAAGTAGTAGATCTTGATGTAGAAGTTGCTGTAGTTGTAGGTGGCGGTAATATATGGCGTGGGAAAATCGGTAGTGAAATGGGCATGGATCGTGCAGCCGCTGACTATATGGGTATGCTAGCAACGGTTATGAATTCATTAGCTTTACAAGATGCTCTTGAAAAATTAGGTATCGAAACACGCGTGCAATCTTCTATTGTGATGACACAAGTAGCAGAGCCATATATTCGTCGTAAAGCAGTTCGTCATTTAGAGAAAAAACGTGTAGTTATTTTTGCTGCAGGTACAGGTAACCCGTTCTTCTCTACAGATACAACAGCTGCATTACGTGCAGCGGAAATTGACGCCGATGCGATTTTAATGGCGAAAAATAATGTAGATGGTGTCTATTCTGCAGATCCAAAGGTCGATACTACTGCTATCAAATATGATACACTCACATACTTAGACGTTATTCAGCAAGGGTTACAAGTAATGGATTCAACTGCTTCAACTTTATGTATGGATAACGATATTCCGTTAATTGTTTTCTCAATTACGGAACAAGGTAATATTAAACGTGCTGTACTGGGCGAGAAAATTGGAACTGTTGTTAGGAGGAATGCACAATGA